From Acidobacteriota bacterium:
AACAGTCTATTTTTCATGGCGAACTCCTTTTTGTGATGGAACGTTATTGGCGATGCTTACCTGAGAGAACCTCCTCCCCAACAGATCAGCTTTAAACATCGTGACCGTGACCCATTGACGTTTGGTGGTTCTCTTCGACACCAACCCTAGTTCAACCGACTCTCAAAAGTCCTTTCACGTTCTGACATTGCAGGGTTACATTTTCTGAAAAAGTCTTACATCAGTCTAAGTTTATGAAAGAAAAATACTTATATGAATTCGGGGAGTTTCAGTTAGATACCATGCGACGGGTTCTGTTGCGTGATGGAAAGAATATTCCACTGACCCACAAGGCACTTGAGACCCTTCTGTTTCTGGTTAAACGCCATGGGCAGGTAGTTGAAAAAGAGGAATTGATCGAGGCAATCTGGCCTGACACGTTTGTTGAAGAGGGGAGTTTGACGCGCAATATTTCCGTGTTGCGGAAGACCCTTGGGGAAGGGCCATCAGATCATCATTTCATCGAAACTGTTCCAAAACGCGGTTATCGCTTTGTGGCCGAAGTGCGAGAAATTGCGGTGACCTCAACGCCGCCGGTCAATGGTCACGCCTTCATTCAGACTGTAACCACGCTGGAGGTTGAAACTCCGGTTGAATCGCTTTCCCTCGACGATCCCCTTGACGAAGACAGCGGCGAAATTTCGATGGAATTGCCGGAAACGACAGATGAAATTCTGGTTGAAAAAGAGTCAAGCCTTGAAGTCGAACCAGTCTGTGTGCCTTCACCCGTGAGTGGTCTCCGGTTTTGGACATTTCAACTTGGGGTGGCGCTTGGGGTGATTGTGCTGATGGTGGCGGCAGCTCTGTTCGGAATACGCTATCTTGCTGATTCAAAAGCAAATGCACATCCATTTCAACTATCGGAGATGAAACGCCTGACCAATAGTGGCAAAACAATTGATGCCGCGATTTCACAGGATGGCCGCTATCTGGTGTATGTTCAGGATGAAGGCGAGCTGCAATCGCTCTGGATCCGGCAGATTTCAACGGCGAGCGATGTCCAGATTCTCCCACCGGCCAATGTGGTCTATCAAGGACTCGACTTCTCGCCGGATGGCAACTATGTCTATTATAATCTGTGGGATAAGGTAGGTGTCGGTGTGGTGTTTCGCATTCCGACATTAGGAGGGATGTCATCCAGGGTAGTGGCGGATGTGATGCCATCGCTGGCCGTTTCACCTGATGGACAGTTTGTGGCGGTGATTCGAAGCGATGCCGTCAACAATACCAAAATGCTGGTGATTGCCAACACTGATGGGAGCGGGGAGCGAATCCTTATTCAGCGCAAGGAATTTGAGTGGCTGGCCTGGCCTGCCTGGTCACCGGATGGAAGCTCAATTACCTATGTTGGCTCCCGCTTCACTCAAAAAGACAATGACAGTCGGGTGGTCGCCCGAGTCTATGAAATGCCGCTCCACGGTGGGGAAGAAGTTGTCCTTTCAAGCCATCCCTGGCGAGATATCACTGGCATGAAGTGGTTGAAGGATAAATCCGGCCTCGTCATGACCGCCACTGACCAGATTGGGGCTCCCA
This genomic window contains:
- a CDS encoding PD40 domain-containing protein, producing the protein MKEKYLYEFGEFQLDTMRRVLLRDGKNIPLTHKALETLLFLVKRHGQVVEKEELIEAIWPDTFVEEGSLTRNISVLRKTLGEGPSDHHFIETVPKRGYRFVAEVREIAVTSTPPVNGHAFIQTVTTLEVETPVESLSLDDPLDEDSGEISMELPETTDEILVEKESSLEVEPVCVPSPVSGLRFWTFQLGVALGVIVLMVAAALFGIRYLADSKANAHPFQLSEMKRLTNSGKTIDAAISQDGRYLVYVQDEGELQSLWIRQISTASDVQILPPANVVYQGLDFSPDGNYVYYNLWDKVGVGVVFRIPTLGGMSSRVVADVMPSLAVSPDGQFVAVIRSDAVNNTKMLVIANTDGSGERILIQRKEFEWLAWPAWSPDGSSITYVGSRFTQKDNDSRVVARVYEMPLHGGEEVVLSSHPWRDITGMKWLKDKSGLVMTATDQIGAPMQVWFVPNQGGVPQRVTNDVNGYRGLSLAADSNALITVQSEVLSGIWVSPVDDYTQARQITSDRNEGIGFSWTPDDRLVHSSWRSGNLDIWIMDRDGSHKQQLTSNAGVNFRPQVSPDGQTIVFGSTRKEAQHLWKMNIDGSNPQQLTNEECADFACFLPNQDELVYVATKDGKAPLFRTSLKTGEKKQLNATFCYLPAVSPDGKYIAYSYWNERSIPQQWAREIMAIDGSEPPRPINIPKSAVGFIGAVMFQWNPNGEGLLYIDNQNGVSNLWELPLNGGTPRQVTSFIEGRMQSFAWSPDRKFMAFGRSVTSSDVIQIRGFSPATQEAK